The proteins below come from a single Pandoraea apista genomic window:
- a CDS encoding FecR family protein: protein MNTRDTPPASTSDDLQRQARVWLRLLDAGDVTDVDAQAFRRWLDMSADHKVAFNEVKHRWATLRAASGIYVERHPHAMPAPATVRSTPRDGARQRSAGRRAFIGGALTVGAAAAVAGFYPDAFRRAMPDQWGADERTAVGEQRTLTLAAQTVVTLNTQTSIRQSTQNGRTVSVTLLSGEAAVDLGGSAEPFTVSAGVGSARAQDGRFEVRYLDGKACVTCIDGSVQVSHPAGKRSLQARQQVAYNDHVLSDVGNVDAQAVTAWRRGELVFDQIRLVDVVDEINRYRSGRIVLVNEAARNQRVTGRFRIASLDAALSQLESTFDLNARALPGGLLILS from the coding sequence ATGAATACACGCGACACTCCTCCGGCTTCCACTTCAGACGACCTGCAACGGCAGGCGCGCGTCTGGTTGCGGCTGTTGGACGCCGGTGACGTGACCGACGTCGATGCGCAAGCCTTTCGGCGCTGGCTCGACATGAGCGCCGATCACAAAGTGGCGTTCAACGAGGTGAAGCACCGCTGGGCGACACTGCGCGCGGCGAGCGGTATCTACGTCGAACGGCATCCGCATGCGATGCCCGCCCCGGCAACCGTACGGTCAACACCACGTGACGGCGCCAGGCAACGCTCGGCGGGCCGCCGCGCGTTCATCGGCGGGGCACTGACCGTGGGCGCGGCGGCGGCCGTCGCAGGTTTCTACCCGGACGCGTTTCGCCGCGCCATGCCTGACCAGTGGGGGGCAGACGAGCGCACGGCCGTAGGCGAGCAGCGCACACTGACACTGGCGGCGCAGACCGTTGTCACGCTCAATACACAGACCAGCATCCGGCAAAGCACGCAAAACGGCAGGACGGTGAGCGTGACGTTGCTTTCCGGCGAGGCCGCCGTCGACCTTGGCGGTTCGGCCGAGCCATTCACGGTATCGGCCGGCGTGGGCAGCGCGCGCGCGCAAGACGGCCGCTTCGAAGTCCGCTATCTCGACGGCAAGGCCTGTGTCACATGTATCGATGGATCGGTTCAGGTGTCGCACCCCGCTGGCAAGCGGTCTTTGCAGGCGCGCCAGCAAGTCGCCTATAACGACCACGTGCTGAGCGACGTCGGCAACGTCGATGCGCAAGCCGTGACGGCATGGCGTCGGGGCGAATTGGTGTTCGACCAGATTCGCCTTGTCGATGTCGTCGACGAAATCAATCGCTACCGCTCGGGGCGGATCGTTCTCGTCAATGAGGCCGCACGCAATCAGCGCGTGACCGGGCGTTTTCGGATCGCCTCGCTCGATGCCGCATTGTCACAACTGGAGAGCACATTCGATCTGAATGCCAGGGCGTTGCCAGGAGGCCTGCTGATACTGAGCTGA
- a CDS encoding STN domain-containing protein — translation MRLYLLGLGCYGVLLPVLSMGPSAARGAPLNPFIGSDSDPARPTVPAIPAQQTPGPSAEPKSFFFDIPAQPLADALQRYAMISGRPALFSSAQVAGLTSSPVRGDFPADTALERLLAGTGLVAQHARSSPAEAFVLKAQPTATGPLSSGEDTPANAYAGRVQASVWAALCSNTLTRPGQYRTLLRFEIDATGALRQARLLTSTGERSRDAAVLRVLASVRIEGVPPSDLAQPLTMVLLPRDPHRSDASPVCRAAVKEGRS, via the coding sequence TTGCGTCTGTATTTGCTGGGTTTGGGCTGCTATGGAGTGCTGCTGCCGGTGTTGAGCATGGGGCCATCTGCCGCGCGAGGTGCGCCGCTCAACCCCTTCATCGGTTCCGACAGTGACCCCGCACGGCCCACGGTGCCAGCGATACCCGCGCAACAGACGCCGGGGCCCAGTGCCGAGCCCAAGTCGTTCTTCTTCGATATCCCTGCGCAGCCACTGGCCGATGCCTTGCAACGTTACGCCATGATCTCCGGCCGTCCCGCTCTCTTCAGTAGTGCACAGGTGGCCGGTCTCACCTCGTCGCCCGTGCGTGGCGACTTCCCGGCCGACACCGCACTGGAGCGTCTGCTGGCCGGCACGGGCCTTGTCGCACAGCACGCCCGCTCCAGTCCCGCAGAAGCCTTTGTCCTCAAAGCGCAGCCGACAGCAACCGGGCCGCTGTCGTCCGGCGAAGACACGCCCGCCAACGCTTATGCCGGCCGGGTGCAGGCGAGCGTCTGGGCGGCGCTTTGTAGCAACACGCTTACCCGGCCGGGACAATACCGAACGTTGTTGCGCTTCGAAATCGACGCGACTGGCGCCCTGCGTCAGGCGCGGCTGCTGACATCGACCGGGGAGCGCAGCCGCGACGCCGCTGTGCTTCGGGTGCTCGCTAGCGTACGTATCGAGGGTGTGCCGCCAAGCGACCTGGCGCAGCCGTTGACCATGGTGCTGTTGCCCCGCGATCCGCATCGTTCCGACGCCTCTCCCGTTTGCCGCGCGGCGGTCAAGGAGGGGCGTTCATGA
- a CDS encoding RNA polymerase sigma factor: MTENVGSLPEYLTRHYHNLKRRLTRLLGSSDLAGDALHDAWVKLQAQEPGTGESVHSPGSYLVRVAVNIALDAQRKQSRSLSFDEVDALLHLSDTAPGPARVAEDRSELEALMQLMERLPERRRQVLLLVRWEGLPQKAVAERLGVSLRVVENELRRAHDFLDEKLKTKNS, encoded by the coding sequence ATGACGGAGAACGTCGGATCCCTGCCCGAATATCTCACCCGGCACTATCACAACCTGAAGCGCCGTCTCACTCGCCTGCTCGGCAGCAGCGATCTGGCCGGCGACGCCTTGCACGACGCCTGGGTCAAGCTCCAGGCGCAAGAGCCGGGAACGGGCGAGAGCGTGCACAGCCCAGGCAGTTATCTCGTTCGCGTCGCCGTGAACATCGCGCTCGACGCGCAGCGCAAGCAAAGCCGCTCGCTCTCATTCGACGAGGTCGATGCACTGCTTCATCTGTCAGACACGGCGCCCGGCCCGGCGCGCGTTGCGGAAGACCGATCCGAACTTGAAGCCCTGATGCAGTTGATGGAACGGCTGCCCGAACGGCGCCGTCAGGTGCTGCTGCTGGTTCGATGGGAAGGGTTGCCGCAAAAGGCCGTGGCCGAGCGTCTGGGGGTGTCGCTGCGCGTCGTTGAGAACGAGTTGCGCCGTGCGCACGATTTTCTGGACGAAAAACTGAAAACCAAAAATAGTTGA